Proteins from one Leptonema illini DSM 21528 genomic window:
- a CDS encoding 7TM diverse intracellular signaling domain-containing protein, whose translation MLSLIRHKHHIRHRRLILFCSSFALLFLTSFSLAAEPFPLTEKLKGIQGGIFLSYVEDPQGQLTIDQIEKGIDANGKSLEWKQSEKDVPGFGFTNSTYWFRWNATNPLGRALKYYVELSYPVVDDVVLYSRRADGTLYERASGDLLPFHERDLDYRNPVFILEQSPGQSAYYLKVRTSSTFIVPLVFWTPEEFIENAIREDIILGLFYGTMAVMLLYNLFIFASVRDISYFYYVGYILFWTLFLITFNGLGFQYFWPNAVWWANNCLNLFAFTTLAFMQLFAISFLNAKKNTPYLHRALTVMLGLSLIGVVASVIIPYRIGIRLVSVHAIVTVLVILSTGVRAQIRGYKPARYFLLAWTLMLLGLLVLTLRNFAVLPDNLFTRWSSQFGSALEVVFLALGLADRINVLKSERIRMEREAYETKLRLLDAFARFVPNQFLDILGKSSVEEIQTGDSTERRMAVLFTDIRNFTAISEKMNSADNFRFLNSYLKKMGPVILNNRGFIDKFIGDAIMALFPGDPVDAIHCAIEMRAKLKEFNEMRAAKGYAPIDMGIGIHYGSVMLGTVGSDVRLETTVIGDTVNLSSRLESLTKVYRSSILISGDLYNEVRDQITYRVREIDRVLVRGRSTVSEIYEIYETDTPETIETKDANQELFRRAYELYRTGDFNASLQCFREYQALCPDDSVVSVYIQRCLKLADRNPRGWKGVVRLRD comes from the coding sequence ATGCTCTCCTTGATTCGCCACAAGCACCACATCCGACACCGGCGTTTAATTCTCTTCTGTAGCTCTTTCGCCCTGCTCTTCCTGACATCATTCTCTCTGGCCGCGGAGCCATTTCCGCTTACCGAAAAGCTAAAGGGCATTCAGGGCGGGATCTTCCTTTCTTACGTTGAAGATCCGCAGGGACAGCTAACGATCGACCAAATTGAGAAGGGAATCGACGCGAACGGAAAATCCCTCGAATGGAAACAGAGCGAGAAGGACGTTCCCGGCTTCGGCTTCACGAACTCCACCTACTGGTTTCGCTGGAATGCGACGAATCCGCTCGGCAGGGCCCTGAAATACTACGTCGAATTGAGTTACCCCGTCGTAGATGATGTCGTTCTTTATTCACGCCGGGCCGACGGCACGCTGTATGAACGAGCGTCGGGCGACCTTCTTCCCTTTCACGAAAGAGACCTTGATTACAGAAATCCGGTATTCATTCTCGAGCAGTCGCCCGGCCAGAGCGCCTATTATCTGAAAGTGCGGACGTCGAGCACCTTCATCGTGCCGCTTGTATTCTGGACGCCCGAAGAATTCATCGAGAACGCCATCCGCGAAGACATCATTCTCGGCCTCTTCTACGGAACGATGGCCGTCATGCTCCTGTATAACCTGTTTATCTTCGCTTCAGTTCGCGACATCAGCTATTTCTACTATGTGGGCTATATCCTCTTCTGGACGCTCTTTTTGATCACGTTTAATGGCCTGGGATTTCAGTATTTCTGGCCGAATGCCGTATGGTGGGCGAATAACTGTCTCAATCTTTTCGCCTTCACGACGCTTGCTTTCATGCAGCTTTTCGCCATTTCGTTTTTGAACGCTAAAAAGAACACGCCGTACCTTCATCGCGCCCTCACCGTCATGCTCGGTCTTTCGCTCATCGGTGTCGTCGCATCGGTCATCATTCCTTACCGGATCGGCATACGCCTTGTCAGCGTGCATGCCATCGTCACCGTTCTCGTTATCCTCTCGACGGGCGTGCGAGCTCAAATTCGCGGCTACAAACCGGCGCGGTATTTCCTGCTCGCATGGACGTTGATGCTTCTCGGTCTGCTCGTTCTGACCCTGCGCAACTTCGCCGTGCTTCCCGATAACCTGTTCACACGCTGGAGCTCGCAGTTCGGTTCGGCGCTTGAAGTGGTCTTTCTCGCCCTCGGTCTCGCCGACCGTATCAACGTTCTCAAATCGGAGCGCATCCGTATGGAACGCGAGGCTTATGAAACGAAGCTGCGTCTGCTTGACGCCTTTGCCCGCTTTGTGCCGAACCAGTTTCTCGACATCCTCGGGAAGTCCAGCGTAGAGGAGATTCAAACGGGCGACTCGACAGAAAGGCGTATGGCCGTTCTCTTTACAGACATCCGAAACTTCACTGCAATCTCAGAGAAGATGAACTCGGCCGACAACTTTCGCTTCCTGAATTCTTATTTAAAGAAGATGGGCCCGGTCATCCTGAATAACCGCGGCTTCATCGACAAATTTATCGGCGACGCCATCATGGCCCTCTTTCCCGGCGATCCGGTCGACGCCATTCACTGCGCTATCGAGATGCGCGCAAAACTGAAAGAGTTTAACGAGATGCGAGCGGCGAAGGGCTATGCTCCGATCGATATGGGTATCGGCATCCACTACGGCAGCGTCATGCTCGGTACGGTCGGTTCTGACGTCCGCCTCGAAACGACGGTCATCGGCGACACGGTCAATCTCTCGTCCCGCCTCGAAAGCCTGACAAAGGTCTATCGATCAAGCATCCTCATCTCTGGTGACCTGTATAACGAGGTGCGGGATCAGATCACGTATCGCGTCCGTGAGATCGACCGCGTGCTCGTGCGCGGACGCAGCACCGTTTCAGAGATCTACGAAATCTACGAGACCGATACGCCCGAGACGATCGAAACGAAAGATGCGAACCAGGAACTCTTCCGTCGCGCCTATGAGCTCTATCGCACCGGGGACTTCAACGCCTCCCTGCAATGCTTTCGCGAGTATCAGGCCCTGTGCCCCGACGATTCCGTCGTCTCTGTCTATATACAGCGCTGCCTGAAGCTGGCCGACCGCAACCCCCGCGGCTGGAAGGGCGTGGTGCGTCTGCGGGATTGA
- a CDS encoding protein-glutamate methylesterase/protein-glutamine glutaminase → MNRPITVFIVDDSAVVRQVFSDFLKSQPDIRVLGSASNPIIARKMMQKQWPDVILLDIEMPQMNGLEFLRLLSQEHPTAVVICSTLTEKNAPETMEAFRLGAVEVLLKPGRLVDGLEQACAETLLDAVRSAAKSRTRVVQRASEWFQNSMHTTERPTANDKKELQSRYALPPDFAPAWVAVGASTGGPQAIELLLKGVADCPPTFIVQHMPERYTAAFASRLNQHSPLDIAEARDGEEMRRGMVRIAPGNLHLQGEYRTGRLRAKISDGPRVNRHKPAVDVLFHSLARSDARGLAILLTGMGSDGAAGMAELHQRNHLTIAQDRESSVVYGMPFEALKRQAVTMVLPLTSIADLYWRLS, encoded by the coding sequence ATGAATCGCCCCATCACTGTATTCATCGTAGACGATTCTGCCGTCGTACGGCAGGTCTTCTCGGACTTCTTAAAAAGCCAGCCCGATATTCGTGTGCTTGGATCGGCCTCGAATCCCATCATCGCTCGCAAGATGATGCAGAAGCAGTGGCCTGACGTAATCCTCCTTGATATCGAAATGCCTCAGATGAACGGGCTTGAATTTTTACGGCTGCTTTCGCAGGAACATCCGACTGCCGTCGTCATCTGCTCTACGTTAACCGAAAAGAACGCTCCCGAAACGATGGAAGCCTTTCGACTTGGAGCCGTCGAGGTATTGCTCAAGCCGGGCCGCCTTGTTGACGGTCTGGAGCAGGCATGCGCCGAAACGCTGCTTGACGCCGTCCGTTCTGCTGCGAAAAGCCGCACCCGTGTCGTTCAACGCGCCAGCGAGTGGTTTCAGAATTCCATGCATACAACGGAACGGCCCACCGCTAACGATAAGAAGGAGCTGCAGAGTCGATACGCCCTGCCCCCGGACTTCGCCCCTGCATGGGTGGCCGTCGGCGCATCCACCGGCGGGCCTCAGGCCATCGAGCTTTTACTGAAAGGAGTCGCCGACTGTCCGCCTACGTTCATAGTGCAGCATATGCCCGAGCGATATACGGCCGCCTTCGCCTCACGACTGAATCAGCATTCGCCGCTTGATATTGCCGAGGCTCGCGACGGCGAAGAGATGCGGCGAGGCATGGTGCGTATCGCCCCCGGCAACCTGCATCTCCAGGGTGAATACAGAACGGGCAGATTGCGCGCGAAGATTTCGGATGGCCCGCGCGTCAACCGGCATAAACCCGCCGTCGACGTTCTCTTTCATTCGCTTGCGCGATCCGATGCGCGCGGGCTGGCCATTCTGCTCACAGGCATGGGGTCGGACGGAGCGGCCGGCATGGCCGAACTGCATCAGCGCAATCATCTGACGATTGCGCAGGATCGCGAAAGCAGCGTCGTTTATGGCATGCCTTTCGAGGCGCTCAAGCGGCAGGCCGTTACCATGGTTCTTCCTTTAACTTCAATTGCCGACCTCTACTGGCGCCTGAGTTGA
- a CDS encoding J domain-containing protein, which translates to MKREAESKTTLLNDLLEEIEQSMIGDDWSVSLDAVLLCLETAPESFFRYYYRSGHSMTDLPETFNAENAGILIEYLADLGYDGAVSAFRRRGWYLTDDDYLMWEEFFLSVSLSMLASHKIDEEELEIALSGCRYTSDGLQFYCETRCSIESLLSRTLSIYAREKTLSEGAIRLLRSYTRHLFHRRLFREETIYREFCERLRETAKLRGWIGADVVAAPASLREELLLFGFEDLPGEEILKERYRILLKEHHPDINRSSEAVVMTQRLIDAYAKICAHRRQASEVAS; encoded by the coding sequence ATGAAGCGAGAGGCTGAAAGCAAAACGACTCTGCTAAACGATCTTCTCGAAGAGATCGAGCAGAGCATGATCGGAGACGACTGGTCGGTCTCTCTCGATGCGGTGTTGCTCTGTCTTGAAACGGCGCCCGAATCCTTTTTTCGCTATTATTACCGATCTGGTCATAGCATGACCGATCTGCCCGAGACGTTTAACGCAGAGAACGCGGGCATACTTATCGAGTACCTCGCCGACCTGGGCTACGACGGAGCCGTTTCGGCCTTTCGACGACGCGGCTGGTATCTGACCGACGACGACTATCTTATGTGGGAGGAGTTCTTTCTCTCCGTGTCGCTCAGCATGCTCGCCTCGCATAAGATCGACGAAGAAGAGCTTGAGATCGCCCTTTCCGGATGTCGATATACGTCCGATGGTCTTCAGTTCTACTGCGAAACGAGATGCTCGATCGAATCGCTTCTTTCAAGAACGTTATCCATCTATGCGAGAGAAAAAACTCTTTCAGAGGGAGCGATTCGCCTGCTGCGTTCGTATACGCGTCATCTTTTTCACCGACGCCTTTTTCGCGAAGAGACGATCTATCGTGAATTTTGCGAGCGCCTGCGTGAGACGGCGAAGCTGCGCGGATGGATCGGCGCCGACGTCGTGGCCGCTCCGGCATCGCTTCGCGAAGAGCTTCTGCTATTCGGCTTCGAGGATCTTCCGGGCGAAGAGATCTTGAAAGAACGATACCGCATACTCCTGAAAGAGCATCATCCCGATATCAATCGCTCTTCTGAGGCCGTCGTCATGACGCAGAGGCTGATCGACGCTTATGCGAAGATCTGCGCCCACCGACGGCAGGCAAGCGAGGTGGCCTCTTGA
- a CDS encoding chemotaxis protein CheA yields the protein MQIDPSLLQTYREESSELLERLEADLLQLEKGGDVAEILNSVFRSVHTLKGTSAMFGFPATGAFAHDLETFLDELRRGAISLDNALTEILLQCRDHIASLLQSEEASDEAALMRLRASGPQLLTQLVAYMPGFQPTHCLPPTDQPAPNSGQMRRWKLTLRFEEDLFRYGFDPYSFIHYLRKSGEFELVRPLIDRLPDLEELNAQKCYTGFEIILNSEASEEEILDAFDFIRDSSKIELTALENPAVPHIAASPAQAESSTPALTGTDEKTERRSSIRVDSEKLDRLVNLIGELVVQGSNARLRSGENDGAGMAETVESLTRIIDDLRETALDLRMVPIGETFRRFDRLVRDLQTKTGRRVRLFYEGGETELDKNVIERIFDPLVHLVRNAMDHGIRSAEERSAAGKPETGTIRLSAGHRHGQIYVEISDDGEGLNTERILQKAIERGLARSDVAYSDDEIHRFIFLPGFSTASSVTDISGRGVGMDVVLREVQSLRGSVEIESRKGEGTTFRLLLPLTLAIIDGFLVRAGSAFFVLPLDLVEECVDLEHAIDEGSRFISLRNEAVPFFDLNIGQSDAEHDASTRLSLVVVRSGSDRIALAVDAILGELQTVIKPLGRLFQKHPWFSGATLLGDGRPACILNVRGLVEWLERRQSRRGELQRTL from the coding sequence ATGCAGATTGATCCCTCGCTGCTACAGACCTATCGCGAAGAATCGTCAGAGCTGCTCGAACGTCTTGAGGCGGACCTGCTTCAGCTTGAGAAAGGAGGCGACGTCGCCGAAATCCTGAACTCCGTATTCCGCAGCGTGCATACGCTTAAAGGAACGTCGGCTATGTTCGGATTTCCCGCTACCGGCGCCTTTGCCCATGATTTAGAGACCTTTCTCGACGAACTTCGCAGAGGCGCCATCTCGCTTGACAACGCTCTGACCGAAATACTCCTGCAATGCCGCGATCATATCGCCTCTCTGTTGCAATCCGAAGAGGCATCCGACGAAGCGGCGCTCATGCGACTCAGGGCGTCCGGTCCGCAACTGTTAACCCAGCTGGTCGCCTACATGCCGGGCTTTCAACCGACACACTGCCTGCCGCCGACCGATCAACCGGCGCCAAACTCAGGCCAGATGCGACGCTGGAAGCTGACGCTGCGCTTTGAAGAGGATCTGTTTCGTTATGGATTTGATCCCTACTCTTTCATCCATTACTTGCGCAAGTCGGGCGAGTTTGAGCTCGTCAGGCCTCTCATCGATCGACTTCCCGATCTCGAAGAGTTGAACGCACAGAAATGTTACACCGGATTCGAGATCATACTGAACTCCGAAGCGAGCGAAGAAGAAATCCTCGACGCCTTTGATTTTATACGTGACAGTTCCAAGATTGAGTTAACCGCTCTGGAGAATCCGGCCGTTCCGCATATCGCCGCCTCACCGGCTCAAGCAGAGTCGTCGACGCCTGCCCTGACCGGTACGGACGAGAAGACCGAGCGACGCAGCTCCATTCGCGTCGATTCCGAGAAGCTGGATCGTCTCGTTAACCTGATCGGTGAACTCGTCGTTCAGGGCTCCAATGCCCGGCTTCGCTCAGGAGAAAACGACGGAGCCGGCATGGCTGAAACGGTGGAATCGCTGACGCGCATCATCGACGATCTGCGCGAGACCGCCCTCGATTTACGCATGGTGCCCATCGGCGAGACCTTTCGCCGTTTTGATCGACTCGTTCGTGATCTTCAGACGAAGACCGGTCGCCGGGTACGACTCTTCTATGAAGGCGGCGAAACGGAGCTCGATAAAAACGTCATTGAACGTATCTTTGATCCTCTTGTACACCTCGTTCGCAACGCCATGGATCATGGCATTCGCAGCGCCGAAGAACGCAGTGCAGCCGGTAAACCCGAGACCGGCACGATTCGCCTGAGCGCCGGTCACCGCCACGGACAGATCTACGTCGAAATCAGCGACGACGGCGAAGGACTGAATACCGAGCGCATCTTACAGAAGGCCATCGAGCGCGGCCTTGCGCGATCCGACGTCGCCTACAGCGACGACGAGATCCATCGCTTCATCTTTCTTCCAGGCTTTTCGACCGCTTCAAGCGTTACCGATATCTCGGGCCGCGGTGTGGGAATGGACGTCGTTCTTCGCGAGGTGCAATCCCTGCGCGGATCGGTCGAGATAGAATCCCGTAAAGGCGAAGGCACGACGTTCCGGCTGCTATTGCCTTTAACGCTGGCCATCATCGACGGATTTCTTGTGCGAGCCGGATCGGCCTTTTTCGTGCTGCCGCTTGATCTTGTCGAAGAATGCGTCGACCTCGAACATGCCATAGACGAAGGCAGTCGTTTTATCTCCCTTCGTAACGAGGCCGTTCCTTTTTTTGATCTGAATATCGGCCAGAGCGACGCGGAGCACGATGCATCGACGCGACTCTCGCTGGTCGTCGTCCGCAGTGGAAGCGACAGGATAGCGTTAGCCGTCGACGCCATTCTCGGCGAGCTACAGACGGTCATCAAGCCGCTCGGTCGACTCTTCCAGAAGCATCCCTGGTTTTCAGGCGCGACGTTACTCGGCGACGGACGTCCGGCCTGTATTCTGAACGTCAGAGGGCTCGTCGAATGGCTTGAAAGACGACAGAGCCGCAGAGGCGAGTTACAGAGGACTCTATGA
- the hemN gene encoding oxygen-independent coproporphyrinogen III oxidase, with translation MKQIIDTDILLKYDKAGPRYTSYPPVPHFKSDFTAETYSATIAASKRTDPISLYFHLPFCRTLCYYCGCNTVITSRPDIKENYLNALHKEVQMVRSLIAPGRQVAQLHWGGGTPNYFTKEQLQRILGWIRDGFTFTDDAEISIELSPSEVHEGQLATLRELGFNRISFGVQDFDEKVQHAVNRVQPESAFRNIFAEARSLGFHSINVDLIYGLPYQSVQSYRHTIDTVLELSPDRMAVFSYAHVPWVKQHQSLLPADALPAAIEKLLIFKNVVESFTEAGYTYIGLDHFARPEDELARALESRTLYRNFQGYTTKKGIEIFAFGITSISQLERVYARNLRGLKEYRDTLERGELPIHDGYVLSDDDVLRRDVIITLMCNGHLDFKAFENQYSIDFRKYFGVALQRLHPFIEDGLLQLGEDSIEVPVLGRPIIRNMAMCFDAYLGTENKTQLYSRTI, from the coding sequence ATGAAACAGATCATCGACACAGATATTCTTTTAAAGTATGACAAGGCCGGTCCACGCTATACGTCGTATCCGCCCGTGCCGCATTTCAAGAGCGATTTCACGGCCGAAACCTACAGCGCCACCATCGCCGCCTCAAAGCGCACCGATCCGATCTCGCTTTATTTTCATCTGCCGTTCTGCCGCACGCTCTGTTATTATTGCGGATGCAACACCGTCATCACATCACGGCCCGATATCAAAGAGAACTATCTGAATGCGCTGCATAAAGAGGTGCAGATGGTGCGGTCGCTGATCGCTCCGGGACGTCAGGTCGCTCAGTTACACTGGGGCGGCGGAACTCCGAATTATTTTACGAAAGAGCAGCTGCAGCGCATTCTCGGCTGGATTCGCGACGGCTTCACGTTCACCGACGATGCCGAGATCAGCATCGAGCTCTCGCCGTCCGAGGTGCATGAAGGCCAGCTTGCGACGCTACGAGAACTCGGGTTTAACCGTATCAGCTTCGGAGTGCAGGACTTCGACGAGAAGGTGCAGCATGCGGTGAACCGGGTGCAGCCGGAATCTGCATTTCGCAATATATTCGCCGAGGCCCGCTCGCTTGGATTTCATTCGATTAATGTCGATCTGATTTATGGCCTGCCGTATCAATCCGTGCAGAGCTACAGACATACGATCGATACGGTGCTTGAACTCTCGCCCGATCGTATGGCCGTATTCAGCTACGCTCATGTGCCATGGGTGAAGCAGCATCAATCGCTTCTGCCGGCCGATGCTCTGCCGGCCGCCATCGAAAAGCTCTTAATTTTCAAGAATGTCGTCGAGTCGTTCACAGAGGCCGGCTACACCTATATCGGCCTCGATCATTTCGCCCGACCCGAAGACGAGCTTGCAAGGGCGCTTGAATCGCGCACGCTGTACCGCAACTTTCAGGGTTATACGACGAAAAAAGGCATCGAGATCTTCGCCTTCGGAATCACGTCCATCTCACAGCTGGAGCGCGTCTATGCACGCAATCTGCGCGGACTGAAAGAATACCGCGACACGCTGGAACGGGGAGAGCTGCCGATTCATGACGGCTACGTTCTTTCTGACGACGACGTGCTGCGACGCGACGTCATCATCACGCTGATGTGCAACGGCCACCTTGATTTCAAGGCGTTCGAGAATCAATACAGCATCGATTTTCGCAAGTATTTCGGCGTCGCTCTGCAACGCCTTCATCCGTTCATCGAAGACGGGCTTCTTCAGCTGGGCGAGGATTCGATTGAAGTGCCCGTTCTTGGCCGCCCGATCATCCGTAACATGGCGATGTGTTTCGACGCCTACCTGGGCACCGAGAACAAGACGCAGCTTTATTCACGGACGATTTGA
- a CDS encoding chemotaxis protein CheW: MNEIQTNLENSEDRQFLVFSAGQETFGIDLLHVREILEPRNMSAVPLTPQFVRGILNLRGEVIPVIDLSQRFWNRPPDSRRRPVIIIIEEQSESGPVALGLYVEGVNEVLTIHPSKIEAAPSFGASVRTDFIEGLAPTIEGHFLIILKLASVLDLNELSEWMVKETENASA, from the coding sequence ATGAACGAGATACAGACGAACCTGGAAAATTCAGAAGACAGGCAGTTCCTCGTCTTCTCGGCCGGACAGGAGACGTTCGGAATCGACCTGCTTCACGTGCGAGAAATCCTCGAGCCGCGCAACATGTCGGCCGTTCCTCTGACGCCGCAGTTTGTGCGAGGTATCCTGAACCTGCGCGGAGAGGTGATTCCCGTCATCGATCTATCGCAGCGCTTCTGGAACCGACCACCCGACAGTCGTCGACGACCGGTCATCATCATAATCGAAGAGCAAAGTGAGAGCGGGCCGGTCGCGCTCGGCCTCTATGTTGAAGGCGTGAACGAGGTGCTGACCATTCATCCTTCGAAAATCGAAGCGGCTCCGTCGTTCGGCGCCTCCGTTCGCACGGATTTCATCGAAGGACTCGCTCCGACGATTGAAGGCCATTTTCTCATCATTCTCAAGCTTGCCTCCGTGCTCGACCTGAATGAGTTATCCGAATGGATGGTGAAAGAGACCGAGAATGCGTCCGCCTGA
- a CDS encoding thioredoxin family protein, whose protein sequence is MKRSAWILSLLVCCITSPVAAAPWLKTLDQATQASEKERRPILVEVYAPWCGFCRQMRREIYDAPGFEAKSAGYTLLSLDGEKDIEFSKRYRIEGFPTVLFLDHNGVEISRLEGYADARRFYGALQSAFKERLMQDQLTEAVEKSPDGFASNYELGNYFARAHLHDQARTYFWRAYRSSDVVNSLQRERVLYNIGVLSMRLEEYAMSASIFDAFVRNAETETTDVIYARYWRAVSLLKTDSGKTEKQDQIIEDLKFAERRLPFPGDRKEARRLLEGLR, encoded by the coding sequence TTGAAACGCAGCGCATGGATTCTATCATTGCTTGTTTGCTGTATAACGTCTCCCGTTGCGGCCGCTCCCTGGCTGAAGACGCTGGATCAGGCGACGCAGGCCTCTGAGAAAGAGCGGCGACCGATTCTTGTAGAGGTGTATGCGCCCTGGTGCGGCTTCTGTCGTCAGATGCGACGCGAGATCTATGATGCGCCGGGTTTTGAGGCGAAAAGTGCCGGTTATACGCTTCTTTCTCTTGATGGCGAAAAGGATATTGAATTCTCGAAACGATACCGGATCGAAGGATTCCCTACGGTGCTTTTTCTCGATCATAACGGCGTCGAGATCTCGCGACTTGAAGGCTATGCCGATGCGCGCCGTTTTTATGGCGCTTTGCAGTCGGCCTTTAAAGAAAGACTCATGCAGGATCAGCTCACCGAGGCCGTCGAGAAAAGCCCCGATGGTTTCGCTTCGAACTATGAGCTGGGTAACTATTTCGCTCGTGCCCACCTTCATGATCAGGCACGGACTTACTTCTGGAGAGCGTATCGCTCTTCTGATGTTGTGAACAGTCTACAACGGGAACGTGTGCTTTACAATATCGGCGTGCTTTCGATGCGACTCGAAGAGTATGCGATGTCGGCGTCGATCTTCGATGCCTTTGTGCGCAATGCCGAGACCGAAACGACGGACGTCATCTATGCGCGCTACTGGAGAGCCGTTTCGCTTTTAAAGACCGATAGCGGCAAGACTGAGAAGCAGGATCAGATCATCGAAGATCTGAAGTTTGCCGAGCGCCGTCTGCCCTTTCCTGGTGACCGCAAAGAGGCGCGCCGTTTGCTTGAAGGTCTCAGGTGA
- a CDS encoding chemotaxis protein CheD gives MRPPETETPEFYIEIFLDPGEFFWADEETRIKTILGSCVAICMWHPQKKIGGMSHSLLSEKKHRGTDLDARYVLDAVQMFEQAIDRAKTFRSDYVVKLFGGSTTMEKQPLMRERYLAGTSTGQTNAQFARKLLLDRGFHIESEHTGDVGYRNLIFDMWSGNAWLRHIKPETEKGKT, from the coding sequence ATGCGTCCGCCTGAAACGGAGACTCCTGAATTCTACATCGAGATCTTCCTTGATCCTGGAGAATTCTTCTGGGCCGATGAAGAGACGCGCATAAAGACCATCCTCGGATCGTGCGTCGCCATCTGCATGTGGCATCCGCAGAAGAAGATCGGCGGCATGAGCCATTCCCTTTTATCTGAAAAGAAACACAGAGGCACCGACCTCGATGCCCGCTATGTGCTCGACGCCGTGCAGATGTTCGAGCAGGCCATCGACCGCGCGAAGACCTTTCGCTCTGATTACGTAGTCAAGCTGTTCGGCGGGTCAACGACGATGGAAAAGCAACCGCTCATGCGCGAAAGGTACCTGGCGGGAACGTCGACGGGACAGACGAACGCTCAATTCGCCCGTAAATTGCTGCTCGATCGAGGATTTCACATCGAGAGCGAGCATACGGGCGACGTCGGTTATCGCAACCTGATCTTTGATATGTGGAGCGGAAACGCATGGCTACGCCACATCAAACCCGAAACTGAGAAAGGGAAAACATGA
- a CDS encoding STAS domain-containing protein, giving the protein MKLRRRETDELVLLQPEGALDLLSLESVRSALLDSFDRAAEGKKPVCVDLSRVTEFDTPALQLFLSAKQSAKKRNLKLRLVNHTEPVLKNITLLGAVSLLADPVKIRSEDKSKYVLKYGLSRVENNAD; this is encoded by the coding sequence ATGAAGCTGCGACGTAGAGAAACGGATGAGCTCGTCCTTCTTCAGCCCGAAGGGGCACTGGATCTGCTCTCGCTCGAATCCGTGCGATCTGCCCTTCTCGATTCTTTTGATCGAGCTGCTGAGGGCAAGAAGCCGGTATGCGTCGACCTTTCTCGCGTTACGGAATTTGACACGCCTGCGCTGCAGCTTTTTCTCAGCGCCAAGCAGAGCGCGAAGAAGCGCAACCTCAAGCTGCGACTTGTGAACCATACGGAGCCCGTTTTAAAGAACATCACGCTGCTCGGCGCGGTCTCTCTTCTTGCAGATCCGGTGAAGATCCGCAGCGAAGATAAATCTAAGTACGTGTTGAAATATGGCCTCAGCCGGGTTGAAAACAATGCAGATTGA
- a CDS encoding response regulator produces MAKRILIVDDSASIRQLVSISLKAAGYETETAENGKQALAKLSTGKFNLIICDVNMPEMNGLEFLTAIKNDPQYEEARFIPVIMLTTESSEDMKMKGQMQGAKAWIVKPFAPELMLKAVSKLCPE; encoded by the coding sequence ATGGCAAAGAGGATTCTTATCGTCGACGATTCGGCAAGCATACGGCAGCTTGTAAGTATCAGCCTGAAGGCGGCCGGTTACGAAACTGAGACCGCAGAGAACGGAAAGCAGGCGCTTGCAAAGCTGTCGACCGGCAAATTTAATCTAATTATCTGCGACGTTAACATGCCCGAGATGAACGGACTGGAATTCCTGACCGCCATCAAAAACGATCCGCAGTATGAAGAGGCGCGGTTTATTCCCGTCATCATGCTGACGACGGAATCAAGCGAAGATATGAAGATGAAGGGCCAGATGCAGGGAGCAAAGGCCTGGATCGTAAAACCTTTCGCTCCGGAACTGATGCTTAAGGCAGTGAGTAAACTCTGTCCGGAATAA